The proteins below are encoded in one region of Telopea speciosissima isolate NSW1024214 ecotype Mountain lineage chromosome 10, Tspe_v1, whole genome shotgun sequence:
- the LOC122643325 gene encoding arogenate dehydrogenase 2, chloroplastic-like: MEFGEDGVLRFFFKNEVDRGEFRISHCFCRFSSSFSALSPRNRSNVRQSSCMRALVPAQLCDYETRIYEYFERSVKLKIAIVEFGDFGQFLAKTLIRQGHTVLAYSQSNNYSVIACNLGVSFYSDPHDLCEEHPEIVLLCTSIITMESVLKSLPLDRLKRSTLFVDMLSVKEMPKNLFLQILPPEFDILCTHPMFGSESDECDWLDLPFSFDKVRIGSEDSRINRCNLFLNIFSQEGCRLVEMSCAKHDQYAAGTQFITHIIGRTLEKIDLDWTPINTKGYESLLNLRNITCGDSFELLYGLFIYNKNALEQLERLDMAFESVKKQLFGHFHDKLREQLFEKAEDLEHVEESLEKMR; the protein is encoded by the exons ATGGAATTCGGTGAAGATGGAGTGCTGCGGTTTTTCTTCAAGAATGAGGTTGACAGAGGAGA ATTTCGTATTTCTCATTGCTTCTGTCGATTTTCATCTTCGTTTTCAGCATTAAGCCCAAGGAATCGATCTAATGTGCGGCAGAGCTCCTGCATGAGAGCACTAGTTCCTGCTCAACTATGTGATTATGAGACCCGAATATATGAATATTTTGAGAGAAGCGTCAAGCTCAAGATTGCCATTGTTGAGTTTGGGGATTTCGGTCAGTTCTTGGCTAAAACTCTAATTCGCCAAGGCCACACTGTCTTGGCCTACTCCCAATCCAACAACTACTCTGTTATTGCCTGCAATTTAGGGGTTTCCTTCTACTCAGACCCTCATGACCTCTGTGAAGAGCACCCTGAAATCGTTCTACTCTGCACTTCCATAATCACTATGGAATCCGTTCTCAAGTCATTGCCCCTGGATCGGTTGAAGCGAAGTACCCTCTTTGTTGATATGCTTTCTGTGAAAGAAATGCCCAAGAATTTGTTCTTGCAGATCTTACCACCTGAATTTGATATACTCTGTACTCATCCAATGTTTGGATCCGAAAGTGATGAATGTGACTGGTTAGATCtacctttttcttttgacaAAGTGCGGATTGGGAGTGAGGATTCAAGGATCAATAGATGCAACCTCTTCCTCAACATTTTTTCCCAAGAGGGCTGTAGATTGGTGGAGATGTCTTGTGCAAAGCATGATCAGTATGCTGCAGGTACCCAGTTCATCACCCACATTATAGGAAGGACATTGGAGAAGATTGACTTGGATTGGACACCAATCAACACTAAAGGTTATGAGAGCCTCTTGAATTTAAGGAATATTACTTGTGGAGATAGCTTTGAGCTTTTGTATGGCTTGTTCATATACAACAAGAATGCCCTAGAACAGTTGGAGAGGCTGGACATGGCTTTTGAATCAGTAAAGAAGCAgctttttggccattttcaTGATAAACTAAGGGAGCAACTGTTTGAGAAGGCTGAAGATTTGGAACATGTGGAGGAATCACTAGAGAAAATGAGGTGA